The following proteins come from a genomic window of Ailuropoda melanoleuca isolate Jingjing chromosome 2, ASM200744v2, whole genome shotgun sequence:
- the DEPDC1 gene encoding DEP domain-containing protein 1A isoform X2 has protein sequence MESRTVPPGPYRATKLWNEITTSFRAGMPLRKHRQHFKKYGNCFTAEEAVDWLYDLLRNNNNFGPEVTRQQTLQLLRKFLKNHIIEDIKGRWGSENLDDNSQLFRFPANSPLKSLPRRHPELRKNSIENFSKDKDSIFKLRNLSRRTPKKLGLHFSQENIEKMNHETISEDQENSIDNRERSQKDVEEVWRYIILIYLQTILGVPSLEELINPKQVVPQYVMYNMTNTSKHGIVILQDKSDDLPHWVLSAMKCLANWSRSNDMNNPTYVGFERDVFRTIADYFLDLPEPLLTFEYYELFVSILGLLQPHLERVAIDALQLCCLLLPPPNRRKLQLLMRMISRMSQNVDMPQLHDAMGTRSLMIHTFSRCVLCCAEEVDLDELLAARLVSFLMDHHQEILQVPSYLQTAVDKHLDYLKKGYIKNPGDGLIVPLPTYSYCKQISAQEFDEQKVSTSQAAIAELLENIIKNKSLPLKEKRKKLKQFQKEYPLIYQKRFPTTESEAVLFGDKPTIKQPMLILKKPKFRSLRY, from the exons ATGGAGAGTCGGACTGTGCCTCCCGGGCCTTATCGGGCCACCAAACTG TGGAATGAAATTACCACATCTTTTCGAGCAGGAATGCCTCTACGAAAACACAggcaacactttaaaaaatatggcaaTTGTTTTACAGCAGAAGAAGCAGTGGATTGGCTTTATGACCtattaagaaataataacaattttggTCCTGAAGTTACAAGGCAACAGACTCTCCAACTGCTGAGGAAATTTCTTAAGAATCATATAATTGAAGATATCAAAGGCAGATGGGGATCAGAAAATCTTGATGACAACAGTCAGCTATTCAG ATTTCCTGCAAATTCTCCGCTTAAAAGTCTTCCACGAAGGCATCCAGAATTGAGAAAAAACAGCATAGAAAACTTTTCCAAAGATAaagatagcatttttaaattacgAAATTTATCTCGTAGAACTCCTAAAAAACTTGGATTACATTTCTCTCAG gaaaatatagagaaaatgaatcatgaaacaaTCAGTGAAGATCAAGAAAACTCCATTGATAatagagaaagaagccagaaagatGTTGAAGAAGTTTGGAGATACATTATTCTGATCTA cCTGCAAACCATTTTAGGTGTGCCATCTCTAGAAGAACTCATAAATCCAAAGCAAGTAGTTCCTCAATACGTAATGTACAACATGACCAATACAAGTAAACATGGAATAGTTATACTACAAGACAAATCAG aTGACCTTCCTCATTGGGTATTATCTGCCATGAAGTGCCTAGCAAATT GGTCAAGGAGTAATGATATGAATAATCCAACTTATGTTGGATTTGAACGAGATGTATTTAGAACAATAGCAGATTATTTTCTAGATCTCCCTGAACCTCTGCTTACCTTTGAATATTATGAATTATTTGTAAGCATTTTAG GTTTGCTGCAACCTCATTTAGAGAGGGTTGCCATCGATGCACTACAGTTATGTTGTTTGTTACTTCCCCCACCAAATCGTAGAAAGCTTCAACTTTTAATGCGCATGATTTCCCGAATGAGTCAAAATGTTGATATGCCCCAACTTCATGATGCAATGGGTACAAGATCACTG ATGATACACACTTTTTCTCGGTGTGTGCTATGCTGTGCTGAAGAAGTGGATCTTGATGAGCTTCTTGCTGCAAGATTAGTTTCTTTCTTAATGGATCATCACCAGGAAATTCTTCAAGTACCCTCTTACTTACAGACTGCAGTGGATAAACATCTTGACTACTTAAAAAAGGGCTAT ATTAAAAATCCTGGAGATGGACTGATTGTTCCTTTGCCAACGTATTCATACTGTAAGCAAATTAGTGCTCAGGAGTTTGATGAACAAAAAGTCTCTACCTCACAAGCTGCAATTGCAGAACTTttagagaatattattaaaaacaagagTTTGCCtctaaaggagaaaaggaaaaaactaaaacaG TTTCAGAAGGAATATCCCTTGATATATCAGAAAAGATTTCCAACCACGGAAAGTGAAGCAGTACTTTTTGGTGACAAACCTACAATCAAACAAccaatgctaattttaaaaaaaccaaagtttCGTAGTCTAAGATACTAA
- the DEPDC1 gene encoding DEP domain-containing protein 1A isoform X1: MESRTVPPGPYRATKLWNEITTSFRAGMPLRKHRQHFKKYGNCFTAEEAVDWLYDLLRNNNNFGPEVTRQQTLQLLRKFLKNHIIEDIKGRWGSENLDDNSQLFRFPANSPLKSLPRRHPELRKNSIENFSKDKDSIFKLRNLSRRTPKKLGLHFSQENIEKMNHETISEDQENSIDNRERSQKDVEEVWRYIILIYLQTILGVPSLEELINPKQVVPQYVMYNMTNTSKHGIVILQDKSDDLPHWVLSAMKCLANWSRSNDMNNPTYVGFERDVFRTIADYFLDLPEPLLTFEYYELFVSILVVCGYVTVSDRPSGIHKIQDDPQSSKILRLNNLNSFKSTECLLLSLLHKDKNKEESDTTKRLQISDQGFQEKCAKKMQLVNLKNRRASANDIMGGSCHNLIGLGSMHVLSSNIKPRCYSLEGIIDLPGSSSKEVFNVFHQSVLNKEGQNNQFLESKTKQESLMNLHSEESNQKSLCAGFKRTSTLTVQDQEELCNGKCKSKQLCRSQSLLLRSSTRRNSYINMPVAEIIMKPNLGQGSTSVQTAMESELGESSTTINKRFCKSTIELSENSLPPASSVLTGTQSLLQPHLERVAIDALQLCCLLLPPPNRRKLQLLMRMISRMSQNVDMPQLHDAMGTRSLMIHTFSRCVLCCAEEVDLDELLAARLVSFLMDHHQEILQVPSYLQTAVDKHLDYLKKGYIKNPGDGLIVPLPTYSYCKQISAQEFDEQKVSTSQAAIAELLENIIKNKSLPLKEKRKKLKQFQKEYPLIYQKRFPTTESEAVLFGDKPTIKQPMLILKKPKFRSLRY, from the exons ATGGAGAGTCGGACTGTGCCTCCCGGGCCTTATCGGGCCACCAAACTG TGGAATGAAATTACCACATCTTTTCGAGCAGGAATGCCTCTACGAAAACACAggcaacactttaaaaaatatggcaaTTGTTTTACAGCAGAAGAAGCAGTGGATTGGCTTTATGACCtattaagaaataataacaattttggTCCTGAAGTTACAAGGCAACAGACTCTCCAACTGCTGAGGAAATTTCTTAAGAATCATATAATTGAAGATATCAAAGGCAGATGGGGATCAGAAAATCTTGATGACAACAGTCAGCTATTCAG ATTTCCTGCAAATTCTCCGCTTAAAAGTCTTCCACGAAGGCATCCAGAATTGAGAAAAAACAGCATAGAAAACTTTTCCAAAGATAaagatagcatttttaaattacgAAATTTATCTCGTAGAACTCCTAAAAAACTTGGATTACATTTCTCTCAG gaaaatatagagaaaatgaatcatgaaacaaTCAGTGAAGATCAAGAAAACTCCATTGATAatagagaaagaagccagaaagatGTTGAAGAAGTTTGGAGATACATTATTCTGATCTA cCTGCAAACCATTTTAGGTGTGCCATCTCTAGAAGAACTCATAAATCCAAAGCAAGTAGTTCCTCAATACGTAATGTACAACATGACCAATACAAGTAAACATGGAATAGTTATACTACAAGACAAATCAG aTGACCTTCCTCATTGGGTATTATCTGCCATGAAGTGCCTAGCAAATT GGTCAAGGAGTAATGATATGAATAATCCAACTTATGTTGGATTTGAACGAGATGTATTTAGAACAATAGCAGATTATTTTCTAGATCTCCCTGAACCTCTGCTTACCTTTGAATATTATGAATTATTTGTAAGCATTTTAG TTGTTTGTGGCTACGTCACAGTTTCAGATAGACCCAGTGGGATACATAAAATCCAAGATGATCCACAGTCTTCAAAAATCCTTCGCTTAAACAATTTGAATTCCTTCAAATCAACTGAGTGTCTTCTTCTCAGTCTGCttcataaagacaaaaacaaagaagaatcaGATACTACTAAGAGACTGCAGATAAGTGATCAAGGATTTCAAGAAAAATGTGCTAAGAAAATGCAGCTagttaatttgaaaaatagaagagCCAGTGCTAATGACATAATGGGAGGAAGCTGTCATAATTTAATAGGCTTAGGTAGTATGCATGTTCTATCCTCTAACATCAAACCAAGGTGCTATTCTTTAGAAGGAATTATAGACTTACCAGGGAGTTCAAGTAAAGAGGTCTTCAATGTCTTCCATCAATCTGTTCTGAATAAAGAAGGACAAAATAATCAGTTTTTAGAGTCTAAGACCAAACAGGAATCCCTAATGAATCTTCATTCAGAGGAAAGTAATCAAAAGTCACTCTGTGCTGGTTTTAAGAGAACCTCTACTTTGACTGTTCAAGACCAAGAGGAGTTATGTAatgggaaatgcaagtcaaaacagCTTTGTAGATCTCAGAGTTTACTTTTAAGAAGTAGTACAAGAAGGAATAGTTATATCAATATGCCAGTGGCTGAAATTATCATGAAACCAAATCTTGGACAAGGCAGCACAAGTGTGCAAACAGCTATGGAAAGTGAACTTGGAGAGTCTAGTACCACAATCAATAAAAGATTCTGCAAAAGTACAATAGAACTTTCAGAAAATTCTTTACCTCCAGCTTCTTCTGTGTTGACTGGCACACAAA GTTTGCTGCAACCTCATTTAGAGAGGGTTGCCATCGATGCACTACAGTTATGTTGTTTGTTACTTCCCCCACCAAATCGTAGAAAGCTTCAACTTTTAATGCGCATGATTTCCCGAATGAGTCAAAATGTTGATATGCCCCAACTTCATGATGCAATGGGTACAAGATCACTG ATGATACACACTTTTTCTCGGTGTGTGCTATGCTGTGCTGAAGAAGTGGATCTTGATGAGCTTCTTGCTGCAAGATTAGTTTCTTTCTTAATGGATCATCACCAGGAAATTCTTCAAGTACCCTCTTACTTACAGACTGCAGTGGATAAACATCTTGACTACTTAAAAAAGGGCTAT ATTAAAAATCCTGGAGATGGACTGATTGTTCCTTTGCCAACGTATTCATACTGTAAGCAAATTAGTGCTCAGGAGTTTGATGAACAAAAAGTCTCTACCTCACAAGCTGCAATTGCAGAACTTttagagaatattattaaaaacaagagTTTGCCtctaaaggagaaaaggaaaaaactaaaacaG TTTCAGAAGGAATATCCCTTGATATATCAGAAAAGATTTCCAACCACGGAAAGTGAAGCAGTACTTTTTGGTGACAAACCTACAATCAAACAAccaatgctaattttaaaaaaaccaaagtttCGTAGTCTAAGATACTAA